A portion of the Methanolacinia paynteri genome contains these proteins:
- a CDS encoding translation initiation factor IF-5A, protein MKEQTEIGKLKEGRYVVVEDEPCKILGIAISKPGKHGAAKARIDVAGIFDGVKRSIVQPVTAKTYVPVVERRTAQVISIAGDTVQLMDVKDFEMFELNIGADKASALEAGSEVPYISSMGKRKLDN, encoded by the coding sequence ATGAAAGAACAGACTGAAATTGGAAAATTAAAAGAAGGCAGGTATGTCGTTGTAGAGGATGAGCCCTGCAAGATTCTGGGAATTGCAATCTCCAAACCGGGAAAGCATGGTGCGGCAAAGGCGAGGATCGATGTAGCGGGAATTTTTGACGGCGTAAAGCGCTCGATTGTCCAGCCCGTAACTGCAAAGACATATGTCCCTGTCGTGGAAAGGAGAACCGCACAGGTTATTTCCATTGCAGGGGATACCGTTCAGCTGATGGACGTGAAGGATTTCGAGATGTTCGAGCTCAATATCGGGGCAGACAAGGCATCCGCTCTGGAGGCAGGATCTGAGGTCCCGTATATCTCATCAATGGGGAAGCGCAAGCTCGACAATTAA
- a CDS encoding bifunctional fructose-bisphosphatase/inositol-phosphate phosphatase, protein MNFQDHCNRIADDVFEAIRPLRDSGKGAEIVKQGADGTPTKLIDEAAEDIAIEYIRENGLCSKIISEEAGIIEFDGKPGTIYLDPIDGTHNAITGNPFFSISIAYSDGRRVTEGYVQDLVSRETFYSSYGKGAYINEKKVSVSRTEALEKSTLSIYGKKFHPETIVSIGQKIRRMRLFGASSLEICYVGCGRFDGFIDIRQTLRTTDAAAGVLFCTEGGGKVTDISGRSVEFPENVTEGRTLVATNGYIHDKVLEYL, encoded by the coding sequence ATGAATTTTCAGGATCATTGCAACCGGATTGCCGACGATGTATTTGAGGCAATCAGACCGCTCAGGGATTCGGGAAAAGGTGCAGAGATAGTGAAACAAGGTGCCGACGGAACCCCCACAAAACTGATCGACGAAGCAGCGGAAGATATCGCAATAGAATATATCAGAGAAAACGGGCTCTGCAGTAAGATAATCAGCGAAGAGGCGGGCATTATAGAATTTGACGGAAAACCCGGAACGATATATCTCGACCCCATCGACGGGACTCATAATGCTATTACCGGCAATCCGTTTTTTTCAATATCCATAGCTTATTCGGACGGCAGGAGAGTTACCGAAGGTTATGTCCAGGATCTGGTAAGCAGGGAAACATTTTATTCGTCATATGGCAAAGGAGCATATATCAACGAGAAAAAAGTATCCGTTTCAAGGACCGAAGCTCTTGAAAAGAGTACTTTAAGCATCTACGGGAAAAAATTCCATCCAGAAACCATTGTTTCAATCGGGCAGAAGATACGAAGGATGAGGCTTTTCGGCGCATCTTCTCTTGAGATCTGCTATGTCGGATGCGGCCGTTTCGACGGATTTATAGACATAAGGCAGACATTAAGAACGACAGATGCCGCTGCCGGAGTCCTTTTCTGTACCGAAGGAGGAGGGAAGGTAACGGACATATCGGGAAGAAGTGTTGAATTCCCCGAAAATGTAACGGAGGGACGGACTCTTGTTGCGACCAACGGTTATATTCATGACAAGGTACTCGAATATCTTTGA
- a CDS encoding NAD(+)/NADH kinase — protein sequence MIIGIASRPDDKRSLEYAKDLAGFIEGRGHEIVLEESTAEKTGLGEGKPVEDIRADMIIVIGGDGTVLRTVRQMKTQIPILGVNMGHVGFLSEIEPEEAKEVFEKIEKGKYTIEKRMRLALKVDGEYIGEALNEAVIVTSRPAKIIELTINIDYIPAERFRADGVLISTPTGSTGYAMSAGGPIVDPWIESFLIVPIAAYYLSSRPHVVSSRRRISVELDSSKPADLVIDGIYVTELYNGNVLSVEMSKEPALFVNAGRNFFAKVDKKLKRL from the coding sequence ATGATAATAGGTATTGCTTCCAGGCCGGACGATAAGAGATCGCTGGAATATGCAAAAGATCTTGCCGGATTTATTGAAGGAAGAGGGCATGAGATCGTCCTTGAAGAAAGCACGGCCGAGAAAACCGGACTGGGTGAAGGAAAACCTGTCGAGGATATCCGTGCCGATATGATAATCGTCATCGGCGGGGACGGGACCGTACTCAGGACTGTCAGGCAGATGAAGACGCAGATCCCCATTCTCGGGGTAAATATGGGCCATGTCGGATTTTTATCTGAGATCGAACCTGAGGAAGCAAAAGAAGTCTTTGAAAAGATCGAGAAAGGCAAATATACGATAGAGAAAAGAATGCGTCTCGCCCTGAAGGTTGACGGCGAATATATTGGAGAGGCTCTGAACGAAGCGGTAATCGTTACATCCCGGCCGGCGAAGATTATCGAACTTACGATTAATATCGATTATATCCCTGCCGAGAGATTCAGGGCCGACGGAGTCCTCATAAGCACCCCTACAGGCTCGACAGGGTACGCGATGAGTGCAGGCGGTCCGATTGTAGATCCATGGATCGAAAGTTTCCTTATCGTCCCTATAGCAGCGTATTATCTTTCGTCCCGACCGCATGTCGTATCGAGTAGAAGACGTATCAGTGTCGAACTCGACAGCAGCAAACCGGCGGACCTCGTTATAGACGGAATATACGTTACCGAACTCTACAACGGGAATGTTCTCTCAGTAGAGATGTCGAAGGAGCCCGCACTTTTCGTCAATGCAGGGAGAAACTTCTTCGCGAAGGTTGACAAGAAACTGAAGAGGCTTTGA
- a CDS encoding amino acid-binding protein — protein MKLEIRDTPGQLVAALKPISDLGGNIKSVIHERDPFNDTGFLDVRILLEMPEGKIRTLTDSLKSQGVNVLRINEERFLIRKSVILIGHLLHTDLSDTVDKIDSTGFAEVGELAMIMPSINEPTSAKMTIISENLGNLEEAMNLLKDIAEDKKILVIEPLEEF, from the coding sequence ATGAAACTTGAAATACGGGATACGCCGGGGCAGCTCGTAGCCGCATTAAAACCGATATCCGACCTCGGCGGCAATATCAAATCCGTAATTCACGAAAGGGATCCCTTCAACGACACGGGCTTTCTCGACGTAAGAATTCTTCTTGAGATGCCGGAAGGAAAGATCAGGACGCTGACCGATTCCCTGAAAAGCCAGGGCGTCAATGTTCTCAGGATAAACGAGGAAAGGTTCCTGATTAGAAAATCGGTCATCCTCATTGGCCATCTCCTGCATACAGACCTTAGCGACACCGTCGATAAGATCGACAGCACGGGATTTGCCGAAGTGGGAGAACTCGCCATGATTATGCCCTCGATAAACGAACCCACCTCAGCCAAGATGACAATAATATCCGAAAACCTCGGGAACCTGGAAGAGGCAATGAATCTACTGAAAGATATCGCGGAAGATAAGAAAATCCTGGTCATAGAACCCCTGGAGGAGTTCTAA
- a CDS encoding homoserine dehydrogenase yields MKIAILGFGSVGRGIAQIVAERDTGLVITAVADSKSGCIDNNGIDPLELINRKEETGLCGEKGITAEYIIENAEYDALVEVTPTNAETAEPSLGYIRLALSRGRNVVTSNKGPIAKNYAELKDLADKNGVRLKYEATVCGAIPIIHTLQYGLAGNKVKRLYGVFNGTCNYILTRMADEKLTYKEALLEARELGYAEADPTYDVEGIDAAIKLVILANAIFGMNKKIEDVEITGINSLTSQALELAEEDELTIRLIGEINNEKGILKVSPRVIPKNHTLVVQDTLNAVTIDTDLAGEITLIGKGAGSIETASAIISDLLFISNCHDGSP; encoded by the coding sequence ATGAAAATAGCAATACTCGGGTTCGGGTCCGTCGGAAGGGGCATCGCACAGATCGTTGCAGAGAGAGATACCGGTCTTGTTATTACGGCAGTTGCCGATTCCAAAAGCGGCTGCATCGACAATAACGGAATCGATCCGCTCGAACTCATAAACAGGAAAGAAGAGACAGGACTCTGCGGGGAAAAAGGGATAACGGCTGAATATATTATTGAAAATGCCGAATATGACGCTCTCGTCGAGGTCACGCCCACAAATGCGGAAACCGCCGAACCCTCGCTGGGTTATATCAGACTCGCCCTCTCACGCGGCAGGAACGTAGTAACATCAAACAAAGGTCCAATCGCCAAAAATTATGCCGAACTAAAAGATCTTGCCGATAAGAACGGGGTCAGGCTCAAGTATGAGGCGACAGTCTGCGGCGCCATCCCGATCATTCATACGCTCCAATATGGCCTTGCAGGAAATAAGGTAAAAAGGCTTTACGGAGTATTCAACGGGACATGCAACTACATCCTCACGCGAATGGCGGACGAAAAACTAACCTACAAAGAAGCACTTCTTGAAGCCCGCGAACTTGGGTACGCCGAGGCGGACCCGACATACGACGTGGAAGGAATCGACGCCGCAATAAAACTCGTCATCCTTGCAAATGCGATATTCGGGATGAACAAAAAAATTGAAGATGTAGAGATAACGGGAATCAACTCCCTGACATCGCAGGCGCTCGAACTTGCGGAGGAGGACGAACTTACCATAAGGCTCATAGGCGAGATAAACAATGAAAAAGGCATTCTGAAAGTCTCGCCCCGTGTCATTCCCAAGAATCACACGCTTGTCGTCCAGGATACCCTGAATGCTGTAACCATCGATACCGATCTTGCGGGCGAGATCACTCTCATCGGAAAGGGTGCAGGCTCGATCGAGACCGCAAGCGCGATAATATCCGACCTTTTATTCATATCGAACTGCCATGACGGGAGTCCTTGA
- a CDS encoding sugar-specific transcriptional regulator TrmB has product MTGVLEKRRELLRLMREYTLEKGFFTAGEIAEITSIPRSTMQDWINRLIEEKCVVLKEEQRGRTPARYITSTALLQAACKRIFTTVDGNRVAIFHHCMSSGCAGFCRFHHSLAGGVIDSVRRDGTILIEYADLGNNELKKDIEIGLYPNPAVGIIGIRKEDGYIVQTIKSTGGPAYSLTDMMGMARGVEKIDIKFVGNIVAGEVYTKAMTHVIIGIDDTDSKDGGATFAFTLGLLQYLSKFRGVIPVSHRVVMLNPKIKYCTAGNSASYIEIAVEPEELEHIIEIASRFVEDESSSAEYGFALKTGFMIPDSLRRYGNTVRFKEIDMELAERTAKENGIFLAGKRGKIGALAAIAFRGLDNDILINPSAEII; this is encoded by the coding sequence ATGACGGGAGTCCTTGAAAAGAGAAGAGAACTGCTTAGGCTGATGAGGGAATACACCCTCGAAAAAGGATTTTTTACCGCAGGCGAAATCGCCGAAATCACTTCTATTCCAAGAAGTACCATGCAGGACTGGATCAACCGCCTGATCGAGGAGAAATGCGTAGTATTAAAGGAGGAACAGAGAGGACGAACTCCGGCAAGGTACATAACTTCAACTGCACTTCTCCAGGCGGCATGCAAAAGGATCTTTACGACCGTGGACGGAAACAGGGTTGCAATCTTTCATCACTGCATGAGCAGCGGATGTGCAGGATTCTGCCGTTTTCACCATAGCCTTGCAGGCGGAGTCATTGATTCGGTCCGGAGGGACGGAACAATCCTGATCGAATACGCGGACCTGGGTAATAACGAACTGAAAAAAGATATCGAGATCGGCCTTTATCCCAACCCGGCGGTAGGCATCATAGGGATAAGAAAAGAAGACGGATATATCGTTCAGACCATCAAAAGCACAGGCGGACCTGCCTACTCCCTTACGGATATGATGGGTATGGCACGAGGCGTTGAAAAGATCGATATAAAATTCGTCGGAAACATCGTCGCAGGAGAGGTCTATACAAAGGCGATGACCCATGTGATCATCGGTATAGACGATACGGATTCAAAAGACGGCGGCGCGACCTTTGCATTCACACTCGGGCTCCTACAATACCTCTCGAAATTCAGGGGGGTCATTCCCGTAAGCCACAGGGTCGTGATGCTCAACCCGAAGATAAAGTACTGTACTGCAGGAAATTCTGCAAGTTACATTGAGATTGCAGTCGAGCCTGAAGAGCTTGAACACATTATAGAGATTGCCTCCCGTTTTGTTGAAGACGAAAGTAGTTCGGCAGAATATGGTTTTGCGCTCAAGACTGGGTTCATGATCCCCGATTCGCTCAGGAGATACGGAAATACGGTCAGATTCAAAGAGATCGATATGGAACTTGCCGAAAGAACCGCGAAAGAAAACGGGATATTCCTGGCAGGAAAAAGAGGAAAGATTGGAGCGCTTGCCGCAATCGCTTTCAGGGGCCTCGATAATGATATCCTCATCAACCCGTCAGCAGAAATAATCTGA
- a CDS encoding FKBP-type peptidyl-prolyl cis-trans isomerase → MAKKILFLLVLSAALLLVLFSGCTDSTGNTNTNNNNVTEQFTFTVTPEATKKINTTSTGIVAEVGDTVSVQYIGTYNNGTVFDESESGDPLVFTLGNKSMITGFEDAVYGMEIGETKSIHLTPDQAYGEYNPDYVINMSRGMISNETEIYTGEQLILKGADGSLIQVTVLEITNDTIVVDANSMMAGKELNFEITLEDIDKA, encoded by the coding sequence ATGGCAAAAAAAATATTATTCCTGCTTGTCCTTTCCGCAGCACTGCTTCTGGTCTTATTCAGTGGATGCACGGACAGTACAGGAAATACAAACACGAATAACAATAACGTTACAGAGCAATTTACTTTCACTGTGACCCCGGAAGCCACAAAGAAGATTAATACAACGAGTACAGGCATCGTCGCAGAAGTGGGCGACACCGTATCTGTGCAGTATATCGGAACATACAACAACGGTACTGTCTTCGACGAATCCGAATCAGGTGATCCGCTCGTCTTCACGCTCGGCAATAAATCCATGATTACAGGATTCGAGGATGCCGTTTACGGGATGGAAATCGGGGAGACAAAAAGCATTCACCTGACTCCCGATCAGGCATACGGGGAATACAACCCGGATTATGTGATCAATATGAGCAGGGGTATGATCTCAAACGAAACTGAGATCTACACGGGCGAACAGCTTATATTGAAGGGTGCCGACGGTTCATTGATCCAGGTGACGGTTTTAGAAATCACCAACGATACAATCGTTGTCGATGCTAATTCTATGATGGCCGGAAAAGAGCTGAACTTCGAGATCACTCTCGAAGATATCGACAAGGCCTAA
- the cutA gene encoding divalent-cation tolerance protein CutA, whose protein sequence is MNDHDTGVCLILCTAAPEESGNLVSHLIGGGLAACINVFPVKSSYVWEGEYCCDTEDLLIIKTSTAKAEMLKDEILKIHSYDLPEIIIIPVTGGSDAYLEWVKRRGE, encoded by the coding sequence ATGAATGACCATGATACCGGTGTCTGTCTAATATTATGCACGGCAGCTCCTGAAGAATCCGGGAACCTGGTAAGTCACCTTATCGGGGGAGGACTTGCGGCCTGCATCAATGTATTTCCTGTTAAGTCGTCTTACGTCTGGGAAGGAGAATACTGCTGCGATACCGAGGATCTGCTGATAATTAAGACATCAACTGCTAAAGCCGAAATGCTGAAGGATGAGATATTGAAGATTCATTCCTATGATCTTCCTGAAATTATCATAATTCCGGTGACAGGAGGATCTGATGCCTATCTCGAATGGGTAAAAAGAAGAGGTGAATGA